From Equus quagga isolate Etosha38 chromosome 3, UCLA_HA_Equagga_1.0, whole genome shotgun sequence, one genomic window encodes:
- the SPRY1 gene encoding protein sprouty homolog 1 isoform X2 has protein sequence MDPPNQHGSGSSLAVIQQPALDSRQRLDYEREIQPAAILSLDQIKAIRGSNEYTEGPSVVKRPAPRTAPRQEKHERTHEIIPINVNNNYEHRPTSHLGHAGLSSNARGPILSRSTSTGSAASSGSNSSASSEQGLLGRSPPTRPVPSHRSERAIRTQPKQLIVDDLKGSLKEDLTQHKFICEQCGKCKCGECTAPRTLPSCLACNRQCLCSAESMVEYGTCMCLVKGIFYHCSNDDEGDSYSDNPCSCSQSHCCSRYLCMGAMSLFLPCLLCYPPAKGCLKLCRGCYDWIHRPGCRCKNSNTVYCKLESCPSRGQGKPS, from the coding sequence ATGGATCCCCCAAATCAACATGGCAGTGGCAGTTCATTAGCTGTGATCCAGCAGCCTGCTTTGGATAGCCGGCAGAGGTTAGACTATGAGAGAGAGATTCAGCCTGCTGCTATTTTGTCCTTAGACCAGATCAAGGCCATCAGAGGCAGCAATGAATACACAGAAGGGCCGTCAGTGGTGAAAAGACCCGCTCCTCGAACAGCACCACGGCAAGAAAAGCATGAAAGGACTCATGAAATCATACCAATTAATGTGAATAATAACTATGAGCATAGACCTACAAGCCACCTGGGACATGCAGGACTGTCGAGTAATGCCAGAGGCCCCATTTTGAGCAGATCCACCAGCACTGGAAGTGCCGCCAGTTCTGGGAGCAACAGCAGTGCCTCTTCTGAGCAGGGGCTGTTAGGAAGGTCACCACCAACCAGACCAGTCCCCAGTCACAGGTCTGAAAGGGCAATCCGGACCCAGCCCAAGCAACTGATTGTGGATGACTTGAAGGGTTCTTTGAAAGAGGACCTGACCCAGCACAAGTTCATTTGTGAACAGTGTGGGAAGTGCAAGTGTGGAGAATGCACAGCTCCCAGGACCCTGCCATCCTGTTTGGCCTGTAACCGGCAGTGCCTTTGCTCTGCTGAGAGCATGGTGGAATATGGAACCTGCATGTGCCTGGTCAAGGGCATCTTCTACCACTGCTCCAATGACGATGAAGGGGATTCTTACTCGGATAATCCTTGCTCCTGTTCACAGTCACACTGCTGCTCTAGGTACCTATGTATGGGAGCCATGTCTCTCTTTTTACCTTGCTTACTCTGTTATCCTCCTGCCAAGGGATGCCTGAAGCTGTGCAGGGGGTGTTACGACTGGATCCATCGCCCAGGGTGCAGATGTAAGAACTCCAACACTGTCTATTGTAAGCTGGAGAGCTGCCCCTCCCGGGGTCAGGGTAAACCATCATGA
- the SPRY1 gene encoding protein sprouty homolog 1 isoform X1: MRLVHAAARTGTWAGWHGSAPRPRFGLASLGIGLWPGARHHCNPLMKEIITRISDACQVSTDCQNSRSLHMDPPNQHGSGSSLAVIQQPALDSRQRLDYEREIQPAAILSLDQIKAIRGSNEYTEGPSVVKRPAPRTAPRQEKHERTHEIIPINVNNNYEHRPTSHLGHAGLSSNARGPILSRSTSTGSAASSGSNSSASSEQGLLGRSPPTRPVPSHRSERAIRTQPKQLIVDDLKGSLKEDLTQHKFICEQCGKCKCGECTAPRTLPSCLACNRQCLCSAESMVEYGTCMCLVKGIFYHCSNDDEGDSYSDNPCSCSQSHCCSRYLCMGAMSLFLPCLLCYPPAKGCLKLCRGCYDWIHRPGCRCKNSNTVYCKLESCPSRGQGKPS, from the exons ATGCGGCTCGTGCACGCCGCCGCCCGCACCGGCACCTGGGCCGGGTGGCACGGCTCGGCCCCGCGCCCCCGCTTCGGCCTAG CCTCTCTTGGAATTGGACTCTGGCCAGGAGCCCGGCATCATTGTAATCCGCTGATGAAGGAGATCATTACCAG gATTTCAGATGCATGCCAGGTTTCCACTGATTGCCAGAATTCGAGATCACTACACATGGATCCCCCAAATCAACATGGCAGTGGCAGTTCATTAGCTGTGATCCAGCAGCCTGCTTTGGATAGCCGGCAGAGGTTAGACTATGAGAGAGAGATTCAGCCTGCTGCTATTTTGTCCTTAGACCAGATCAAGGCCATCAGAGGCAGCAATGAATACACAGAAGGGCCGTCAGTGGTGAAAAGACCCGCTCCTCGAACAGCACCACGGCAAGAAAAGCATGAAAGGACTCATGAAATCATACCAATTAATGTGAATAATAACTATGAGCATAGACCTACAAGCCACCTGGGACATGCAGGACTGTCGAGTAATGCCAGAGGCCCCATTTTGAGCAGATCCACCAGCACTGGAAGTGCCGCCAGTTCTGGGAGCAACAGCAGTGCCTCTTCTGAGCAGGGGCTGTTAGGAAGGTCACCACCAACCAGACCAGTCCCCAGTCACAGGTCTGAAAGGGCAATCCGGACCCAGCCCAAGCAACTGATTGTGGATGACTTGAAGGGTTCTTTGAAAGAGGACCTGACCCAGCACAAGTTCATTTGTGAACAGTGTGGGAAGTGCAAGTGTGGAGAATGCACAGCTCCCAGGACCCTGCCATCCTGTTTGGCCTGTAACCGGCAGTGCCTTTGCTCTGCTGAGAGCATGGTGGAATATGGAACCTGCATGTGCCTGGTCAAGGGCATCTTCTACCACTGCTCCAATGACGATGAAGGGGATTCTTACTCGGATAATCCTTGCTCCTGTTCACAGTCACACTGCTGCTCTAGGTACCTATGTATGGGAGCCATGTCTCTCTTTTTACCTTGCTTACTCTGTTATCCTCCTGCCAAGGGATGCCTGAAGCTGTGCAGGGGGTGTTACGACTGGATCCATCGCCCAGGGTGCAGATGTAAGAACTCCAACACTGTCTATTGTAAGCTGGAGAGCTGCCCCTCCCGGGGTCAGGGTAAACCATCATGA